Proteins from a genomic interval of Mycobacterium conspicuum:
- a CDS encoding enoyl-CoA hydratase/isomerase family protein yields the protein MLQIDDDKHVRTLTLNRPEALNAFNEALYDATADALLAAADDNEVAVVLLTGAGRAFSAGTDLAEMQAMVTDPDFKPGKHGFRGLIDALSAFPKPLICAVNGVGVGIGATILGYADLAFMSSTARLKCPFTSLGVAPEAASSYLLPQLVGRQNAAWLLMSSEWVDAQEALRMGLVWRVCEPEELLPEARRHAEILGARPISSLMAVKHTMLEPVRPEIAAATARENAHFAELMGTQANAAALADFNKGRAS from the coding sequence GTGCTGCAGATCGACGACGACAAGCATGTCCGCACCCTCACGCTGAACCGGCCCGAGGCGCTCAACGCCTTCAACGAAGCCCTCTACGACGCGACCGCCGATGCGCTGTTGGCAGCGGCCGACGACAACGAGGTCGCCGTCGTCTTGCTGACCGGCGCCGGGCGCGCCTTCAGCGCCGGCACCGACCTCGCCGAGATGCAGGCAATGGTCACCGACCCCGACTTCAAGCCCGGAAAGCATGGCTTCCGTGGCCTCATCGATGCGCTCAGCGCGTTTCCCAAGCCGCTGATCTGCGCCGTGAACGGCGTCGGGGTGGGCATCGGCGCCACCATCCTCGGCTATGCCGACCTGGCGTTCATGTCATCGACGGCGCGGCTGAAATGCCCGTTCACCAGCCTGGGCGTGGCGCCCGAGGCCGCGTCGTCGTACCTGTTGCCCCAGTTGGTGGGTCGGCAAAACGCCGCCTGGCTGCTGATGTCCTCGGAATGGGTCGATGCCCAGGAGGCCCTCCGGATGGGGTTGGTCTGGCGGGTGTGCGAGCCGGAGGAATTGCTGCCAGAAGCCCGTCGGCACGCCGAAATCCTTGGCGCACGGCCTATTTCGAGCCTGATGGCGGTCAAGCACACCATGCTTGAACCGGTGCGTCCGGAGATCGCGGCCGCGACCGCACGAGAAAACGCGCACTTCGCCGAGCTGATGGGAACGCAGGCCAACGCCGCTGCATTGGCCGATTTCAACAAGGGGCGCGCGAGCTAG
- a CDS encoding EthD domain-containing protein, with protein MEKVIAVLRRAEPDDDWCTRQRGPVADALLDLGIAGLSVNVRDSAVTHSLMTLTTLDPPVAAVASLWTQQCYGEQTTTALKLLGAECEQLAAYLVTESVPLPAPLELGSRTTGLANIALLRRPDDLDQATWLNRWQLNHTPVAIETQSTFGYTQNWVVRTLTPDAPGIAGIVEELFPAEAITDLQAFFGAADDKELQDRLGQMIASTSAFGANENIDTVPTSRYVLKAPFEM; from the coding sequence ATGGAGAAGGTAATCGCGGTGCTCAGGCGCGCGGAACCAGATGACGATTGGTGCACCCGCCAGCGCGGCCCGGTGGCCGACGCGCTGTTGGATCTCGGCATCGCCGGGCTGTCGGTCAACGTCCGCGACAGTGCGGTCACCCACTCACTGATGACGCTGACGACGCTCGATCCACCGGTGGCCGCGGTGGCGAGCCTCTGGACCCAGCAGTGCTACGGCGAACAGACGACGACCGCGCTCAAGCTGCTCGGCGCCGAGTGCGAACAACTCGCCGCCTATTTGGTTACCGAATCCGTCCCCTTGCCCGCCCCACTCGAACTCGGCTCTCGCACAACGGGTTTGGCGAACATCGCGCTGCTGCGCCGCCCCGACGACCTCGACCAGGCCACCTGGCTGAACCGCTGGCAGCTCAACCACACCCCGGTGGCCATCGAAACGCAGTCGACCTTCGGCTACACCCAGAACTGGGTGGTGCGAACGCTGACCCCGGACGCACCGGGAATCGCGGGCATCGTCGAGGAGTTGTTCCCCGCGGAGGCGATCACCGATTTGCAAGCGTTCTTCGGGGCCGCCGACGACAAAGAGCTACAGGATCGGTTAGGCCAAATGATCGCCAGCACTAGCGCATTCGGCGCCAACGAGAACATCGACACGGTGCCGACCAGTCGCTACGTGCTTAAGGCACCGTTTGAAATGTGA
- a CDS encoding (2Fe-2S)-binding protein gives MYVCLCVGATNQTVSDAVASGASTSKEVAAICGAGGDCGRCRRTLRAIIAASKPEPAPVH, from the coding sequence ATGTACGTCTGCCTCTGTGTTGGGGCCACCAACCAGACCGTGTCCGACGCGGTCGCCAGCGGCGCGTCCACCTCCAAAGAGGTCGCCGCGATCTGCGGCGCGGGCGGCGACTGCGGACGGTGCCGACGCACGCTGCGGGCGATCATCGCGGCCAGTAAGCCCGAGCCCGCGCCCGTGCACTAG
- a CDS encoding TIGR03618 family F420-dependent PPOX class oxidoreductase gives MTTLDDAVSLAAGESGLAVISTVRADHTVQASLVNVGKLAHPSGGQPVLGFTTYGKVKLANLRARPQLAITFRNGWQWATVEGRAELAGPDDAAPWLADADQLRLLLREVFTAAGGTHDDWPEYDRVMAKERRAVVLIEPTRVYSNG, from the coding sequence ATGACGACACTCGATGACGCCGTATCGCTGGCGGCAGGGGAGAGCGGCCTCGCGGTCATCTCCACCGTGCGGGCCGACCACACCGTGCAGGCTTCGCTGGTCAACGTGGGCAAGTTGGCGCACCCGTCCGGCGGCCAGCCGGTCCTGGGCTTCACCACCTACGGCAAGGTCAAACTGGCCAACCTGCGGGCGCGGCCGCAGTTGGCCATCACCTTCCGCAACGGATGGCAATGGGCGACCGTCGAGGGCCGCGCCGAATTGGCCGGCCCGGACGACGCGGCGCCGTGGCTCGCCGACGCCGACCAGTTGCGACTGCTGCTGCGTGAGGTGTTCACGGCCGCGGGCGGCACCCACGACGACTGGCCGGAGTACGACCGCGTGATGGCCAAGGAACGTCGCGCCGTCGTGTTGATCGAGCCCACGCGGGTTTACAGCAACGGCTGA